One region of Hoeflea sp. 108 genomic DNA includes:
- a CDS encoding ABC transporter substrate-binding protein, with product MSNELDHLSHLVASGRLSRRDFLGRAAALGVTALTANSLIAGAARAQAPAKGGILRAGMVGGAATDSLDPASWASQVPYTLGRSWGEQMLEVSPAGEIEPRLAESYEASDDAKTWHFKIRKGVTFHNGKDLTPADVVATLERHSDENSKSAALAFVSQFDSVKTDGDYVVITLKEPNADLPYVVSDYHLMIQPNGGKDNPTAGIGTGPYKVAVNEPGVRHVGELHKGYWGSDKRGHADQIEIVVINDATARTAALQGGQVDLINRVEPKIVDLIKRVPGVEIRNVPGKGHYVFIAHCNTAPFDNNDLRLALKYAVDREEMVKKVLSGYGSIGNDMPVTKAYALFSDDIEQRAYDPDKAAFHYKKSGHSGPVLLRTSDVAFPGAVDAAQLYQQSAAKAGITLEVKREPGDGYWSEVWNKQPFSMSYWTGRPTQDQVYSIAYLSKAEWNDTRFFRDDFDKLILSARGELDQVKRKELYRQAALILRDEGGVIVPMFNNYIDASGPKLGGWVDDPNGELMGGHALTKCWINA from the coding sequence ATGTCGAACGAACTCGATCACCTGAGCCACCTCGTCGCCAGCGGACGGCTGTCGCGCCGCGATTTTCTCGGCCGCGCGGCTGCGCTTGGCGTGACGGCGCTGACGGCCAACAGCCTGATTGCAGGCGCAGCCAGGGCGCAGGCGCCGGCCAAGGGCGGCATCCTGCGCGCCGGCATGGTCGGCGGTGCGGCCACCGACAGCCTCGACCCGGCCAGCTGGGCCAGCCAGGTGCCCTATACGCTCGGCCGCAGCTGGGGCGAACAGATGCTCGAGGTGTCGCCGGCGGGCGAGATCGAGCCCCGGCTGGCGGAGTCCTACGAGGCTTCCGACGACGCCAAGACCTGGCATTTCAAGATCCGCAAGGGCGTGACCTTTCACAATGGCAAGGACCTGACGCCCGCCGATGTGGTGGCGACGCTGGAGCGCCATAGCGACGAGAACTCGAAATCGGCCGCGCTCGCCTTCGTCAGCCAGTTCGACAGCGTCAAGACGGACGGCGACTATGTCGTCATCACGCTCAAGGAGCCGAACGCCGACCTGCCTTACGTGGTCAGCGACTATCACCTGATGATCCAGCCCAATGGCGGCAAGGACAACCCGACCGCCGGCATCGGCACCGGCCCCTACAAGGTCGCCGTCAACGAGCCCGGCGTGCGCCATGTCGGCGAGCTGCACAAGGGCTATTGGGGCTCCGACAAGCGCGGCCATGCCGACCAGATCGAGATCGTCGTCATCAACGACGCCACCGCCCGCACCGCAGCGCTCCAGGGCGGCCAGGTAGACCTGATCAATCGCGTCGAGCCGAAGATCGTCGACCTCATCAAGCGCGTGCCGGGCGTCGAGATCCGCAACGTGCCGGGCAAGGGTCATTATGTCTTCATCGCCCATTGCAACACCGCGCCCTTCGACAACAACGATCTGAGGCTGGCGCTCAAATACGCCGTCGACCGCGAGGAGATGGTCAAGAAGGTTTTGAGCGGCTACGGCTCGATCGGCAACGACATGCCGGTGACCAAGGCCTATGCGCTGTTTTCCGACGACATCGAGCAGCGTGCCTACGATCCCGACAAGGCAGCGTTCCACTACAAGAAGTCGGGTCATTCCGGCCCGGTGCTGCTGCGCACCTCCGACGTCGCGTTCCCCGGCGCGGTCGATGCCGCCCAGCTCTACCAGCAAAGTGCGGCCAAGGCCGGCATCACGCTCGAGGTCAAGCGCGAGCCCGGCGACGGCTACTGGTCGGAGGTGTGGAACAAGCAGCCTTTCTCCATGTCCTACTGGACCGGCCGGCCGACGCAGGACCAGGTCTATTCCATCGCCTATCTCTCAAAGGCCGAATGGAACGACACGCGCTTCTTCCGCGACGATTTCGACAAGCTGATCCTGTCGGCGCGCGGCGAGCTCGATCAAGTCAAGCGCAAGGAACTCTATCGCCAGGCGGCGCTGATCCTGCGCGACGAGGGCGGCGTCATCGTGCCGATGTTCAACAACTACATCGACGCCTCCGGCCCCAAGCTCGGCGGCTGGGTGGACGACCCCAATGGGGAGCTGATGGGCGGCCACGCGCTGACCAAGTGCTGGATCAACGCCTGA
- a CDS encoding elongation factor G, producing the protein MGNRAGGRRTGPKCIAIVGPYASGKTTLFEALLARTGAIPKQQPVASGNTISDHSPEAKAHAMSVEAVFATTQFMGESITFIDCPGSVEFAFEAEPVLTACDLAVVVAEPDEKKFPALQLIMRKLDEMGVPRILFLNKIDKASAGIRDTLKLLQPVSRTPLLLRQIPLRKDGVIVGSIDLALERAYIYREYAESEIADIPGDEKARELEARFAMLETLADHDDQLMEQLLEEIEPPKDAIFDDLAADLRDGSVTPVLIGSAEKGNGALRLLKAIRHDAPDVEATRKRLGAPDGGTIVQVMKTIHTSHGGKLSVSRILSGSVSDGAELWLNATDTAKVSGIYRMLGKDQAKQSGAAAGDTVALGKLDHVATGQTLTTAKGGTRQLATLEPPKPVYAFALRPKERKDDVKMSAAIQRLAEEDPSLTLHHNQDSAETVLSGHGEMHLRVVRERLEGRNQIAVEGHAPAVPYRETIRKGVQQRGRHKKQSGGHGQFGDVVIEIKPLPRGSGFEFTDTITGGVVPKQYIQSVEAGARDFLKTGPLGFPVVDVAVNLSDGSFHTVDSSDMAFQMAAKIAMKEGMAACSPVLLEPIMKVSIVTPSDATARIIALVPQRRGQILGYDARDGWPGWDVVEATMPQSEIGDLIIELRSATAGVATYRAEFDHMAELTGRLADEAMQQAGKAA; encoded by the coding sequence ATGGGTAATCGCGCCGGAGGAAGGCGTACGGGACCGAAATGCATCGCCATCGTCGGTCCCTACGCCAGCGGTAAAACCACTCTCTTTGAAGCCCTTCTCGCCCGCACGGGCGCCATCCCCAAGCAGCAGCCGGTCGCCTCCGGCAACACGATCTCCGACCACTCCCCCGAGGCCAAGGCCCACGCCATGAGCGTCGAGGCCGTCTTCGCCACGACCCAGTTCATGGGCGAGAGCATCACCTTCATCGATTGTCCCGGCTCGGTCGAATTTGCCTTCGAGGCCGAACCGGTGCTCACGGCCTGCGACCTCGCAGTCGTGGTTGCCGAGCCCGACGAGAAGAAATTTCCGGCACTGCAGCTGATCATGCGCAAGCTTGATGAAATGGGCGTGCCGCGCATCCTGTTCCTCAACAAGATCGACAAGGCATCCGCCGGCATTCGCGACACGCTCAAGCTGCTGCAGCCCGTCAGCCGCACGCCGCTTTTGCTGCGCCAGATCCCGCTGCGCAAGGACGGCGTCATCGTCGGCTCGATCGACCTGGCGCTCGAGCGCGCCTACATCTACCGCGAATATGCCGAGAGCGAGATCGCCGACATTCCCGGCGACGAGAAGGCCCGTGAGCTCGAGGCCCGTTTCGCCATGCTGGAGACGCTGGCCGACCATGACGACCAGCTGATGGAGCAGTTGCTCGAGGAGATCGAGCCGCCCAAGGACGCGATCTTCGACGACCTTGCTGCCGACCTGCGCGACGGTTCGGTCACGCCGGTGCTGATCGGCTCGGCTGAAAAGGGCAATGGCGCACTGCGCCTGCTCAAGGCCATCCGCCACGACGCACCCGATGTCGAGGCGACGCGCAAGCGGCTCGGCGCGCCCGACGGCGGCACGATCGTGCAGGTGATGAAGACGATCCACACCTCCCATGGCGGCAAGCTGTCGGTGTCGCGCATCCTGTCCGGCAGCGTCTCCGACGGCGCCGAACTCTGGCTCAACGCCACCGACACCGCCAAAGTGTCCGGCATCTACCGCATGCTCGGGAAAGACCAGGCAAAACAATCGGGTGCCGCCGCCGGCGACACCGTGGCGCTCGGCAAACTCGACCATGTCGCGACCGGCCAGACGCTGACGACTGCCAAGGGTGGCACCAGGCAGCTGGCAACCCTAGAACCGCCCAAGCCCGTCTATGCCTTCGCGCTGCGCCCCAAGGAGCGCAAGGACGACGTCAAGATGTCGGCGGCAATCCAGCGCCTTGCCGAGGAGGACCCCTCGCTGACCCTGCACCACAACCAGGATTCGGCAGAGACGGTGCTGTCTGGCCATGGCGAGATGCATCTGCGGGTCGTGCGCGAACGCCTCGAAGGCCGCAACCAGATCGCCGTCGAGGGCCATGCGCCCGCCGTGCCCTATCGCGAGACGATCCGCAAAGGCGTGCAGCAGCGTGGCCGCCACAAGAAGCAGTCGGGCGGCCACGGCCAGTTCGGCGACGTCGTCATCGAGATCAAGCCGCTGCCGCGCGGCTCGGGCTTCGAGTTCACCGACACCATCACCGGCGGCGTGGTGCCCAAGCAGTACATCCAGTCGGTCGAGGCCGGCGCGCGCGACTTCCTCAAGACCGGCCCGCTCGGCTTCCCCGTGGTCGACGTCGCGGTCAACCTGTCCGACGGATCGTTCCACACGGTCGATTCCTCCGACATGGCCTTCCAGATGGCGGCCAAGATCGCCATGAAGGAAGGCATGGCGGCCTGCTCGCCGGTGCTGCTCGAGCCGATCATGAAGGTCTCGATCGTCACCCCGTCCGACGCCACCGCCCGCATCATCGCACTGGTGCCGCAGCGCCGCGGCCAGATCCTCGGCTACGATGCCCGCGACGGCTGGCCCGGCTGGGACGTGGTCGAGGCGACCATGCCGCAATCGGAGATCGGCGACCTCATCATCGAGTTGCGCTCGGCCACCGCAGGCGTCGCCACCTACCGCGCCGAGTTCGATCATATGGCCGAACTCACCGGCCGCCTCGCCGACGAGGCCATGCAGCAGGCCGGCAAGGCCGCGTGA
- the msrP gene encoding protein-methionine-sulfoxide reductase catalytic subunit MsrP, giving the protein MAVIHRRPTWAISEAQATPEHIFLNRRTILAGMGLGLATAAMPRPARAEDADPTADLYPARPNAAYKLDRSLTPEEINANYNNFYEYGTYKEIAASAQMLKTRPWEIEIGGLVDKPLTLGIDELIRKFPLETRLYRHRCVEAWSMTIPWTGFPLKALVAMANPKADAKFIRFETFLDPKMAPGQNDFVYPWPYIEGVTIEEAALDLPFLVTGAYDKPLAKQFGAPIRLALPWKYGFKSIKSIRKIDFVAEQPQGLWEAIQPSEYGFWANVNPEVPHPRWSQAKERVLHTGELVPTQLFNGYAQEVGQIYAGKDPATLYM; this is encoded by the coding sequence ATGGCAGTGATACATCGTCGTCCGACATGGGCGATATCGGAAGCGCAGGCCACGCCTGAGCATATCTTCCTCAACCGCCGTACCATTCTCGCCGGCATGGGGCTTGGGCTGGCGACCGCGGCCATGCCCCGCCCTGCCCGCGCCGAGGACGCCGACCCGACAGCCGATCTCTACCCGGCCAGGCCGAACGCGGCCTACAAGCTCGACCGCTCGCTGACACCAGAGGAGATCAACGCCAACTACAACAACTTCTATGAATACGGGACCTACAAGGAGATCGCGGCGAGCGCCCAGATGCTGAAGACGCGGCCCTGGGAGATCGAGATCGGCGGGCTGGTCGACAAGCCGCTGACGCTCGGCATCGACGAGCTGATCCGCAAGTTCCCGCTGGAAACCCGGCTCTATCGCCACCGTTGCGTCGAGGCCTGGTCGATGACCATCCCGTGGACGGGCTTTCCGCTGAAGGCGCTGGTCGCCATGGCGAACCCCAAGGCAGACGCAAAATTCATCCGCTTCGAAACCTTCCTCGATCCCAAGATGGCGCCGGGTCAGAACGACTTCGTCTATCCCTGGCCCTACATCGAAGGCGTCACCATCGAGGAGGCGGCGCTCGACCTGCCCTTCCTCGTCACCGGCGCCTACGACAAGCCGCTGGCAAAGCAGTTCGGCGCGCCGATCCGGCTGGCGCTGCCGTGGAAATACGGTTTCAAGTCGATCAAGTCGATCCGCAAGATCGACTTCGTCGCCGAGCAGCCGCAAGGGCTGTGGGAGGCGATCCAGCCGAGCGAGTATGGCTTCTGGGCGAATGTGAATCCCGAGGTGCCGCATCCGCGCTGGAGCCAGGCCAAGGAACGCGTGCTGCATACGGGCGAACTGGTGCCGACGCAGCTGTTCAACGGCTATGCCCAAGAGGTCGGCCAGATCTATGCCGGCAAGGATCCGGCAACGCTCTATATGTGA
- a CDS encoding isoprenylcysteine carboxylmethyltransferase family protein has product MRKASAVLGSTAFFIAAPVMVAGVLPWLLLGGYARQLAPWPLAAAGAVLVAGGLAVLLHAFGRFVREGAGTPAPIAPTERLVVGGAYRHVRNPMYVAVIAIIVGQALLFSSWLVAAYAVLAGMTMAAFVRAYEEPVLTRRYGLDYERYRRAVPGWLPRLTPWRGD; this is encoded by the coding sequence ATGCGCAAGGCATCGGCAGTCCTCGGCAGCACCGCCTTCTTCATCGCAGCACCGGTCATGGTGGCCGGCGTCCTGCCCTGGCTGCTGCTTGGCGGTTATGCCCGGCAACTGGCGCCCTGGCCGCTGGCGGCCGCGGGCGCGGTGCTCGTCGCCGGCGGACTGGCCGTCCTGCTCCACGCCTTTGGCCGCTTCGTTCGCGAAGGCGCGGGCACCCCTGCCCCGATCGCACCGACGGAACGGCTGGTGGTCGGCGGCGCCTACCGCCACGTCCGCAACCCGATGTATGTGGCGGTGATTGCCATCATCGTCGGCCAGGCGCTTTTGTTTTCGAGCTGGCTGGTTGCGGCCTACGCCGTGCTGGCCGGCATGACCATGGCGGCTTTCGTGCGCGCCTATGAGGAGCCTGTCCTCACCCGTCGCTACGGCCTCGACTACGAGCGCTACCGCCGAGCGGTGCCGGGCTGGCTGCCGCGCCTCACGCCGTGGCGCGGCGACTGA
- a CDS encoding LysR family transcriptional regulator, giving the protein MALDWDKLRVFHAAAEAGSFTHAAETLRLSQSAISRQVSALEHDIGVPLFHRHARGLVLTEQGEMLFRTAHDVLVKLETIKSRLTETKDRPSGVLRVTTTVGLGAGWLTERIQEFLELYPEIQLQLILANEELDLTMRQADCAIRLRQPQQPDLIQRRLFTVHFHLYASPGYIAKYGKPASIADLKNHRIVTFGVPVPTHLSELNWLETVGDFESGQRVPTLQINDILSIKRAVQTGAGIAMLPDYVVGKDAGLVQLLPETEVPSFDTYFAYPDTMKEQAKLHAFRDFVISKARSWAF; this is encoded by the coding sequence ATGGCGTTGGATTGGGACAAGTTGCGCGTGTTTCACGCCGCGGCGGAGGCTGGCTCGTTCACACATGCGGCGGAGACGCTGCGTCTGTCGCAATCGGCCATCTCGCGCCAGGTCAGCGCGCTCGAACACGACATCGGCGTGCCGCTGTTCCATCGCCATGCGCGCGGCCTGGTGCTGACCGAGCAGGGCGAGATGCTGTTCCGCACAGCCCATGACGTGCTGGTCAAGCTCGAGACCATTAAGTCGCGGCTGACCGAGACCAAGGACCGGCCGTCGGGCGTGCTGCGCGTGACCACCACCGTCGGCCTCGGCGCCGGCTGGCTGACCGAGCGCATCCAGGAATTCCTCGAGCTTTATCCGGAAATCCAGCTGCAGCTGATCCTCGCCAATGAGGAGCTGGACCTGACCATGCGCCAGGCCGACTGCGCCATTCGCCTGCGCCAGCCACAGCAGCCCGATCTGATCCAGCGCCGGCTGTTCACCGTGCATTTCCATCTCTACGCGTCGCCCGGCTACATCGCCAAATATGGCAAGCCGGCCTCCATCGCCGATCTCAAGAACCATCGCATCGTCACCTTCGGCGTGCCGGTGCCGACACATCTGAGCGAACTCAACTGGCTGGAGACGGTGGGCGATTTCGAGAGCGGACAGCGCGTGCCGACATTGCAGATCAACGACATCCTGTCGATCAAGCGGGCCGTGCAGACCGGCGCCGGCATCGCCATGCTGCCCGATTATGTGGTGGGCAAGGATGCGGGGCTGGTGCAACTCCTGCCGGAGACCGAAGTGCCGTCCTTCGACACTTATTTCGCCTATCCCGACACGATGAAGGAGCAGGCCAAGCTGCATGCCTTCCGTGATTTCGTCATCTCCAAGGCGCGCAGCTGGGCCTTCTGA
- the trxB gene encoding thioredoxin-disulfide reductase, with amino-acid sequence MTAKHAPVLIIGSGPAGYTAAIYAARAMLKPMLVAGIQQGGQLMITTEVENYPGFAEPIQGPWLMEQMRLQAEHVGTEMIHDIITEVDLDVRPFRAKGDSGTLYTADALIIATGAQAKWLGLPSEQVFQGFGVSACATCDGFFYRGKDVVVVGGGNSAVEEALYLSNLAKTVTVVHRRDHFRAERILQERLFAKDNIKVVWDHAVDEIVGAPAQKPLPPSVNAVRLRNVNTGAITEMATDGVFVAIGHAPAVELFVGKLKQKPNGYLWTEANSTRTNVPGVFAAGDVTDDIYRQAVTAAGLGCMAALEAEKYLAGIEVHREAAE; translated from the coding sequence ATGACCGCCAAACATGCGCCAGTCCTCATCATCGGTTCAGGTCCGGCCGGCTATACGGCCGCGATCTATGCTGCGCGCGCGATGCTGAAGCCGATGCTCGTCGCCGGCATCCAGCAGGGTGGCCAGCTCATGATCACCACCGAGGTCGAGAACTATCCCGGCTTCGCCGAGCCGATCCAGGGCCCGTGGCTGATGGAGCAGATGCGTCTCCAGGCCGAGCATGTCGGCACCGAGATGATCCACGACATCATCACCGAGGTCGATCTCGACGTGCGGCCGTTCCGCGCCAAGGGCGATTCCGGCACGCTCTACACGGCCGACGCGCTGATCATCGCCACCGGCGCCCAGGCCAAGTGGCTCGGCCTGCCCTCCGAACAGGTGTTCCAGGGCTTTGGCGTGTCGGCCTGCGCCACCTGCGACGGCTTCTTCTACCGCGGCAAGGACGTGGTGGTGGTCGGCGGCGGCAATTCGGCCGTCGAGGAAGCGCTTTACCTCTCCAACCTCGCCAAGACGGTGACGGTCGTCCATCGCCGCGACCACTTCCGCGCCGAGCGCATCCTGCAGGAGCGGCTGTTTGCCAAGGACAACATCAAGGTGGTCTGGGATCATGCCGTCGACGAGATCGTGGGCGCACCGGCGCAGAAGCCGCTGCCGCCGTCGGTCAATGCGGTGAGGCTCAGGAACGTCAACACCGGCGCCATCACCGAAATGGCGACCGACGGCGTGTTCGTGGCGATCGGCCATGCGCCGGCGGTCGAGCTGTTCGTCGGCAAGCTCAAGCAGAAGCCGAACGGCTATCTGTGGACCGAGGCGAACTCGACGCGCACCAACGTGCCGGGCGTGTTTGCCGCCGGCGACGTGACCGACGACATCTACCGCCAGGCGGTGACGGCCGCCGGGCTCGGCTGCATGGCCGCGCTCGAAGCCGAAAAGTACCTGGCCGGCATAGAAGTGCATCGCGAAGCGGCCGAATAG
- a CDS encoding Lrp/AsnC family transcriptional regulator yields MPIKADLDAIDWKILRELQDDGRMTNVELSRRVGISAPPCLRRVKRLEDEGIIQRYRALLNAPALGMDVVAFCLVGLNRQSEVDLKSFADRTRGWPIVRSAWMVSGESDFMLHCVAPDLGTFQTFVIEELTSSPNVDTVRTALTIRQVKDEGLVGI; encoded by the coding sequence ATGCCCATCAAGGCCGATCTCGACGCCATCGACTGGAAGATCCTGCGCGAACTGCAGGATGACGGGCGCATGACCAATGTCGAGCTGTCGCGCCGGGTCGGCATCTCCGCCCCGCCCTGCCTGCGCCGCGTCAAGCGCCTCGAGGACGAGGGCATCATCCAGCGCTACCGCGCTTTGCTCAACGCACCGGCGCTCGGCATGGACGTCGTCGCCTTCTGCCTCGTCGGCCTCAACCGCCAGTCGGAAGTCGACCTGAAATCCTTCGCCGACCGCACCCGCGGCTGGCCGATCGTGCGCAGCGCCTGGATGGTGTCGGGCGAATCCGACTTCATGCTCCACTGCGTCGCCCCCGACCTCGGCACCTTCCAGACCTTCGTCATCGAGGAACTGACATCCTCGCCCAACGTCGACACCGTGCGCACGGCGCTGACGATCAGGCAGGTGAAGGACGAGGGACTGGTGGGGATTTGA